From a region of the Butyrivibrio sp. AE3004 genome:
- a CDS encoding Ig-like domain-containing protein has translation MKRAGIILLEIALAASFMRQDVRAVDYSGSASYTEIADHVDAEENTNSNVHEDGTENEKKNDNPNDAGNESNEQTVTEQVSEVINDDTETADKQQNSEDESESKSESNSENDKNVSEAEDQNNSGNENHNDVVNTDIDEKEAAQNTDDCSDKNTQNKNNAHGAENEAQDGENGHETENTVDDNKTLNDNDAKETDNEAQVESSAESAVSDGNAGLDKNASDEPEDFVSDPFSYETEADGYLFTISAKENIIPNGSSVKVKAVDDTNINEKIEEKTGKDILASRIFDIEIFDEDGEKVEPQNGDVHINVRLSEEGIIEQENYEGFTDIKMIHLHEDEISDLEAKVWREDSAIALPVDRDEETIVAEDDIDPNTLGLKPGTLTTRKLMASPMDKEYYQDITLDFDTDSFSEFAIVNVLKYTYKESVSGNLTTYDLTGMKSELDSDFRNVVQGALNKAWAVTKKDTSKYYKVIVPAGTYHKTGDTSRALRLGSNTTLQLDGVTIINDYDGIMVTTQKLEDGKGAYSDYQNIVISGGCFDGEGNNLSTSLIKLAHMTGLTIENVTFEDSASPHMLEIAACKNVKVKNCTFKDHRHTEGELEAFQIDVQKEGAMTYVMDPVDDDYPCENVEVSGCTFNNLYRGFGSHCALTGDFYFEKIKVNGCTFNDIRNTAIMCTLWKDSTISNNVFTNVGRGVDTTTYTWYTHAPTKKKNKNVDCLSYNANFSITGNQITLGGNDRDASSKVGLLLSGYYSDYSGDEFPQGLYTVSGFDVSGNVINGYSDWSSFSEDNVYAGIYTVYSAGNSLSGNTLRQSRYGILVRGGSEASNISGNTFSGERDASIAVKDGGIVYDMSGNKLTMDCPFGIYVDDTASCNGNCEVDAYTVGVGEAVSTRTSKFSIFTNDLSNRVAGEYSSDKKSVAKTTKAGKLKGVKKGKTGITASWVRGNGTVNVTFTANVKKAPTKVKIPKKKTLKKGATYQLNPKVNKGSHCDKYKFKSLNKKIAKVSSTGLVTARKKGMATIMVTSYNGVSSTITIKVK, from the coding sequence ATGAAAAGAGCGGGGATAATTTTGCTTGAAATTGCTCTTGCTGCATCTTTTATGAGGCAGGATGTGAGAGCAGTTGATTATTCAGGAAGTGCTTCCTATACGGAAATAGCTGATCACGTTGATGCAGAAGAGAATACAAACAGTAATGTCCATGAGGATGGCACAGAGAATGAGAAAAAGAATGATAATCCGAATGATGCCGGGAATGAAAGTAATGAGCAGACAGTAACAGAACAGGTATCAGAGGTTATAAACGATGATACAGAGACTGCTGACAAACAGCAGAATTCAGAGGATGAATCAGAGAGTAAATCAGAGAGTAATTCAGAGAATGATAAAAATGTTTCGGAAGCCGAAGATCAGAACAACTCAGGGAATGAGAATCATAATGATGTCGTAAATACAGACATTGATGAAAAAGAAGCAGCTCAAAATACGGATGATTGCTCGGATAAAAATACACAGAATAAAAACAATGCGCATGGTGCTGAAAACGAGGCGCAGGATGGCGAAAATGGTCATGAAACTGAGAATACAGTAGATGACAATAAGACATTGAATGATAACGATGCAAAGGAAACCGATAATGAAGCTCAGGTTGAAAGCAGTGCTGAATCAGCAGTTTCCGATGGAAATGCAGGATTAGATAAAAATGCATCAGATGAACCTGAAGATTTCGTAAGTGATCCTTTTTCATATGAGACAGAGGCGGACGGATATTTATTTACAATAAGCGCTAAGGAAAACATTATCCCGAACGGTTCATCGGTAAAAGTTAAGGCTGTAGATGACACAAATATAAATGAAAAGATTGAAGAGAAGACAGGAAAAGATATACTTGCTTCCAGGATTTTTGATATTGAGATATTTGACGAAGACGGAGAAAAGGTAGAGCCTCAGAACGGGGATGTACATATAAATGTCAGACTATCTGAGGAAGGTATTATCGAGCAGGAGAATTATGAAGGCTTCACCGATATAAAAATGATCCATTTGCATGAGGATGAGATATCGGATCTTGAGGCAAAGGTTTGGAGAGAGGATTCAGCTATAGCACTTCCTGTTGACAGGGATGAGGAAACCATCGTGGCAGAGGACGACATTGATCCCAATACTTTAGGATTAAAGCCGGGCACTCTTACAACAAGGAAACTTATGGCAAGTCCGATGGACAAGGAATATTACCAGGATATCACTCTGGATTTTGATACAGACTCTTTTTCTGAATTTGCTATTGTGAATGTCCTTAAATATACGTATAAGGAATCGGTTTCCGGTAACCTTACTACCTATGATCTGACAGGAATGAAAAGCGAGCTGGATTCTGATTTCAGAAATGTGGTTCAGGGTGCATTGAACAAAGCCTGGGCTGTGACAAAGAAAGATACCTCAAAATACTATAAGGTAATAGTGCCGGCAGGAACATATCATAAAACAGGCGATACAAGCAGAGCACTGAGACTGGGAAGCAATACCACGCTGCAGCTCGATGGAGTGACGATAATCAATGACTATGACGGCATAATGGTAACAACCCAGAAGCTTGAAGACGGTAAAGGTGCCTACAGTGATTATCAGAACATTGTGATATCAGGCGGATGCTTTGACGGTGAAGGAAACAACCTCTCAACAAGTCTCATAAAGCTTGCTCATATGACAGGTCTTACAATTGAGAATGTTACCTTTGAAGACTCTGCATCACCGCATATGCTTGAGATTGCAGCCTGCAAGAATGTTAAGGTTAAAAATTGTACCTTCAAAGATCACAGACATACGGAGGGGGAACTTGAAGCTTTTCAGATTGATGTTCAGAAAGAAGGGGCAATGACCTATGTCATGGACCCGGTTGATGATGATTATCCGTGTGAAAATGTTGAGGTGAGCGGCTGTACTTTCAACAATCTGTACAGGGGATTTGGTAGTCACTGCGCCCTGACAGGAGACTTTTATTTCGAAAAGATAAAGGTTAACGGTTGTACTTTTAACGATATAAGAAATACTGCAATAATGTGTACGCTTTGGAAGGATTCGACAATAAGCAACAACGTATTTACAAATGTCGGAAGAGGCGTTGATACAACTACATATACCTGGTATACACATGCACCTACTAAGAAAAAGAACAAAAATGTAGACTGCCTTTCCTACAATGCCAACTTTTCAATAACAGGTAATCAGATTACACTTGGCGGAAATGACAGAGATGCTTCATCCAAGGTTGGACTGTTGCTTTCAGGTTATTACAGTGATTACAGCGGTGATGAATTCCCTCAGGGACTTTATACTGTAAGCGGTTTTGATGTCAGCGGAAATGTAATAAACGGTTACAGTGACTGGAGCAGCTTTTCAGAGGATAATGTCTATGCAGGCATTTATACCGTTTATTCTGCTGGCAACAGCTTAAGCGGGAACACTCTTAGACAGAGCAGATACGGAATCCTTGTAAGGGGAGGAAGTGAAGCTTCAAACATCAGCGGCAACACATTTTCAGGTGAAAGAGATGCGAGCATTGCCGTAAAGGATGGCGGAATAGTTTATGATATGTCAGGAAACAAGCTGACTATGGATTGCCCCTTTGGTATTTATGTGGATGATACCGCAAGCTGCAACGGAAATTGTGAAGTAGATGCTTATACCGTTGGTGTAGGTGAAGCAGTAAGTACCAGAACAAGCAAGTTCTCTATTTTTACAAATGACCTTAGCAACAGGGTCGCAGGAGAATATTCATCAGATAAAAAGAGTGTTGCCAAGACTACCAAAGCAGGAAAACTTAAAGGGGTCAAAAAGGGTAAGACCGGAATTACCGCATCCTGGGTAAGAGGCAACGGCACTGTAAATGTAACCTTTACTGCAAATGTCAAAAAAGCGCCGACAAAGGTAAAAATTCCTAAGAAAAAGACTTTGAAAAAAGGTGCGACCTACCAGCTTAACCCTAAGGTAAATAAGGGATCACACTGTGATAAGTATAAGTTTAAGAGCTTAAACAAGAAGATCGCAAAGGTATCATCTACAGGACTTGTTACCGCAAGAAAAAAAGGTATGGCAACAATAATGGTTACAAGTTATAATGGAGTATCGTCTACAATAACGATTAAAGTTAAGTAA
- a CDS encoding YfhO family protein: MKKAVQLHAAAFLAAACLFTALCVFLHIAPFGDNTFLYEDMKQQYVDFFAYYHNVWHGADGFLYSENCGLGSDMFGIWAYYLTSPFLLMFIFIPDKYYAVAVTFLIMLKIGAMSATMSVFLSYVERILPVINENKVLGSSAEKRGSDSGNARGIYENCNGNGIWLKYTLFGLEFINIVIAVAFSFSAWMIANMTNIMWLDAVIVMPVLLVGYLKMMRSEKRGRLIYVISVMAMAVANYYIAAMILMFLGVFVTLLLLGKLKYKEEIRGDVRKFIEFIISTISGLVLDLWFLVPTVMSLMGSNKDHSGAMANAFSDFLPSSEAIGRSLSPFVIIPKLFSMSYDSLEIMNGLPNIYFGTVFVIPCILFFFNKKIVSSVRATMGAFLGVITLFFCIKPLNTLAHGGTEAYGYLYRYSFIFSFVCLLMVYMCLVNFDGVTIKTALISGFVAFLLLAVAFYQKLGFMGNKAWLINGALLVFAEMLIVGGICYKHSDDHKIVSIVRMAAIPVILMLAMADFSMNFICIYRNSSMNAESASGYMAKCEATEAAIEKVRELEKDETVALASVGDDNNTDNDYRIECLSPRTPNDSLHFDYNGTTTYNSLLKVENRLFMYKLGFNDNGLYTMYDADNTMCADAVLGIKYLIGADGEITENSQVLPAELTSGDNVKKLLEKISAENDPFRVQKMLWDGLTGQNAEMFYEAKMEASQSDTEETENGNVFKFSVTPSKDGELYFYMNRDHTVERSLAIYVNGEFVSGYGNASCQKVLDLGYFKEGEVVELLIEDGDHMGVLPAEPVVVTEDTEVLNLKN, encoded by the coding sequence ATGAAAAAAGCAGTACAGTTACATGCGGCAGCGTTCCTTGCTGCTGCATGTTTGTTTACGGCATTGTGTGTTTTTCTGCACATTGCACCATTTGGAGATAACACATTTTTATATGAGGATATGAAGCAGCAGTATGTGGACTTTTTTGCCTATTACCATAATGTATGGCATGGGGCAGATGGTTTTTTGTACTCTGAAAATTGCGGACTGGGATCTGATATGTTCGGTATTTGGGCATATTATCTTACAAGTCCGTTTCTTTTGATGTTCATATTTATTCCTGATAAATATTACGCGGTTGCGGTTACTTTCCTGATAATGCTCAAGATAGGAGCAATGTCAGCTACTATGTCAGTATTTCTTTCATATGTTGAAAGAATTCTTCCGGTAATAAATGAGAATAAGGTTTTGGGTTCTTCCGCAGAGAAGAGAGGCTCTGATTCAGGAAATGCCAGGGGAATATATGAAAATTGTAATGGCAATGGAATTTGGCTAAAGTATACACTATTTGGTTTAGAATTTATCAATATTGTAATAGCTGTAGCCTTCTCTTTCAGCGCATGGATGATAGCTAACATGACAAATATCATGTGGCTTGATGCGGTTATTGTGATGCCGGTTTTGCTTGTAGGGTACCTGAAAATGATGCGTTCTGAGAAACGGGGACGTCTTATTTATGTGATATCTGTAATGGCTATGGCAGTAGCAAATTATTATATTGCCGCTATGATACTTATGTTTCTTGGTGTTTTTGTGACTCTTTTGCTGCTTGGCAAATTAAAGTACAAAGAAGAAATAAGAGGGGATGTAAGAAAGTTTATTGAGTTTATTATTTCTACAATCTCGGGACTTGTACTGGATTTGTGGTTTCTTGTTCCTACTGTGATGTCACTTATGGGTAGTAATAAGGATCATTCCGGTGCAATGGCGAATGCTTTTTCTGATTTTCTTCCTTCTTCCGAGGCGATAGGAAGAAGCTTATCACCTTTTGTGATAATTCCCAAGCTGTTTTCAATGAGCTATGATTCACTGGAAATAATGAACGGACTTCCGAATATTTATTTTGGAACTGTTTTCGTTATTCCGTGTATTCTATTTTTCTTTAACAAAAAGATTGTAAGCTCTGTGAGAGCGACAATGGGAGCTTTTCTTGGAGTTATTACGCTGTTCTTCTGCATAAAACCTCTCAACACGCTGGCACACGGAGGAACGGAGGCCTACGGATATTTATACAGATATTCCTTTATTTTTTCTTTTGTCTGTCTTTTGATGGTGTATATGTGCCTCGTAAATTTTGACGGCGTTACTATAAAGACTGCTCTTATTTCAGGATTTGTGGCATTCTTGCTGCTTGCAGTGGCTTTTTATCAAAAGCTGGGATTTATGGGCAATAAAGCATGGCTTATAAACGGTGCATTATTAGTGTTCGCTGAGATGCTGATAGTTGGTGGGATATGTTATAAACATTCTGATGATCATAAAATAGTATCAATTGTAAGGATGGCAGCGATACCGGTTATACTGATGTTGGCTATGGCAGATTTTTCAATGAATTTCATCTGTATATATAGGAATTCATCCATGAATGCCGAGAGCGCATCAGGATATATGGCAAAGTGCGAAGCGACAGAGGCTGCAATTGAAAAGGTTAGAGAGCTTGAAAAAGACGAGACCGTGGCATTAGCTTCTGTGGGAGATGATAATAATACTGATAATGATTACCGTATAGAATGTCTCTCACCAAGAACGCCGAATGACAGTCTGCACTTTGACTACAACGGAACGACAACTTATAACAGTCTGCTTAAGGTTGAAAACCGCCTTTTTATGTATAAGCTTGGATTTAATGATAACGGTTTATACACGATGTATGATGCTGATAACACAATGTGTGCAGATGCAGTTTTGGGAATAAAGTACCTTATTGGAGCAGATGGTGAGATAACTGAGAATTCACAGGTGCTACCCGCAGAGTTGACATCCGGAGACAATGTTAAAAAACTGCTTGAAAAAATATCTGCGGAAAATGATCCGTTCAGGGTTCAGAAGATGCTTTGGGATGGCCTTACAGGGCAAAATGCCGAAATGTTTTATGAGGCAAAGATGGAGGCTTCCCAAAGTGATACTGAAGAAACGGAAAATGGCAATGTATTTAAGTTTTCTGTGACTCCTTCAAAGGATGGTGAACTGTATTTTTACATGAATCGCGACCATACGGTAGAGAGATCACTTGCCATTTATGTTAACGGCGAATTTGTAAGCGGTTACGGCAACGCTTCTTGCCAGAAGGTTTTGGACCTTGGATATTTCAAAGAGGGTGAGGTTGTGGAGCTTCTCATAGAAGACGGAGATCACATGGGAGTACTTCCCGCTGAGCCTGTTGTGGTTACAGAAGATACAGAAGTATTAAACCTGAAGAATTAA
- a CDS encoding right-handed parallel beta-helix repeat-containing protein has product MKRKITLLLSLLLIEGSIFNTTPITGNAQELDDSVPAIETQTLSDSATATSDSRTVSNVDELYKAIQDKVANITLKNGTYKLGNAPINLYSGLTLDLGNSTVERDGGTLVFTSANGTGGYDAYSNITVKNGTIKRSAGSSDTAGLMIVGHSSNVTLDNLIFTDANNGHMLEFAACKNVTVTNCTFKDGHYSSADDKGEYEAFTLDVATPGNFSMEPLDSNACENVTVSGCTFSNVRRAIGGHRVVSGHLFEKITIKDCKFNNITGTAIEAVGFKDSTISNNTLSQVGFGIDCRPSSSKILSNPGAYAAGNTISNNSIALMNSSAKTTCGVRISGNGTTVLSGFKVENITVTGPHAYAVYAGYVSDSTISGITSSGAATNAIRVEKCDAVIVEKSKIDKTKSHGIAIIDSKYDIISENTINNANGHGIAIESSQNDSIVGNTIVKPKKSGINLNKKSVAELVAENTVTKPKTCGINLEDKKSKITITYANTVKKAGHRPYGGKGTYVAADQGVVNLKKGKGSKISFYGKDGKAKFSTDNKKVATVDNEGRIKGTGKGTTIITAKKGKYYAKVKVTVK; this is encoded by the coding sequence TTGAAACGTAAAATAACATTATTATTATCTCTATTGCTAATTGAAGGATCTATTTTTAATACTACACCCATCACAGGTAACGCACAGGAATTGGATGACAGTGTGCCTGCTATCGAGACTCAGACTCTTTCGGATAGTGCAACAGCTACCTCCGATTCCAGAACAGTAAGTAATGTTGATGAACTTTATAAAGCCATTCAGGATAAAGTAGCTAACATTACGCTCAAGAACGGAACTTACAAATTAGGTAATGCACCTATTAATCTCTATTCAGGACTGACACTTGATCTTGGCAACTCAACAGTGGAAAGAGACGGCGGAACATTAGTTTTTACATCAGCAAACGGTACAGGTGGTTATGATGCCTACTCAAATATCACTGTAAAGAACGGCACCATCAAGAGGTCCGCAGGTTCTTCAGACACTGCAGGTCTTATGATCGTCGGACATTCAAGTAATGTAACTCTCGACAATCTGATCTTTACTGATGCAAATAACGGACATATGCTTGAGTTTGCTGCCTGCAAGAATGTTACAGTAACAAACTGTACCTTCAAAGACGGCCATTATTCAAGCGCTGATGACAAAGGTGAATACGAAGCCTTCACCCTTGACGTAGCGACTCCGGGTAATTTTTCTATGGAGCCTCTCGATAGTAATGCTTGTGAAAATGTTACCGTTTCAGGCTGTACATTCTCCAATGTACGTCGCGCAATCGGTGGTCACAGAGTTGTTTCCGGTCACTTATTTGAAAAAATAACCATTAAGGATTGCAAGTTCAATAACATTACGGGTACAGCTATAGAAGCAGTTGGCTTTAAGGACTCTACTATCAGCAACAACACTCTGTCACAGGTAGGCTTTGGTATTGACTGCAGACCTTCATCATCCAAGATTCTCAGTAACCCCGGAGCATATGCGGCAGGCAACACAATTTCAAATAACTCCATAGCACTTATGAACTCTTCCGCAAAAACTACCTGTGGTGTAAGAATAAGTGGAAACGGCACAACAGTGCTCAGTGGATTTAAGGTTGAAAATATCACCGTTACCGGACCTCATGCTTACGCTGTTTACGCCGGATACGTTTCAGACAGTACTATTTCCGGAATCACTTCCTCCGGAGCAGCAACCAATGCAATTCGTGTTGAAAAATGTGACGCTGTTATTGTGGAAAAGAGCAAGATTGATAAGACCAAGAGCCATGGTATCGCTATTATTGATTCAAAATATGATATCATTTCCGAAAACACTATAAATAATGCTAATGGCCATGGAATTGCTATCGAGTCCTCCCAAAATGATAGTATTGTCGGTAACACAATAGTAAAACCCAAAAAGAGCGGAATCAATTTAAACAAAAAATCTGTTGCCGAGCTTGTAGCCGAAAACACAGTTACCAAGCCAAAGACTTGTGGTATTAACCTTGAAGACAAAAAGAGTAAGATAACTATTACTTATGCAAACACTGTTAAAAAGGCCGGCCACCGTCCTTACGGCGGCAAAGGAACCTATGTTGCTGCAGATCAAGGCGTTGTAAATCTGAAAAAAGGTAAGGGATCAAAAATTTCCTTCTACGGAAAAGATGGTAAGGCTAAATTCAGTACAGATAATAAGAAAGTTGCTACCGTTGACAATGAAGGCAGAATCAAAGGTACCGGAAAAGGAACAACAATTATTACCGCAAAGAAAGGTAAATACTACGCAAAAGTGAAGGTTACGGTTAAATAA
- a CDS encoding polysaccharide pyruvyl transferase family protein — protein sequence MKYGVLWRRTTKNIGDDMQSYAASLFLPSVDYMVDIEELDSFVAEDDEPVATIMSAWYMWHKWNWPPSKYVYPMWIGFHYDDIQRGRRRGMPCHFEYLESGPGKEYLKKYEPIGCRDPYTMEELSKRGIENYFSACVTLTLPRRDIPKPEKEYIVCVDIGRKALAAVQKQVKGLGIELKVLPATRPEPSTDMPWEERKKEVESYLEIYQNAKCVLTKRLHCALPCLALGTPVLLVRKSYDSPRFSPYKDWMKSTTTDRVIAGDFVEWMRNPEPNPTEHLQYRESLTKAVKEFVENAQKETRKASELTRTTFTELEVMKWQNETMKKTLHNYFLESHVDLRELIWYHGSGVIQKYIKLREKFGMKLPPKD from the coding sequence TTGAAATACGGAGTACTTTGGAGAAGGACAACCAAGAACATTGGTGATGACATGCAAAGCTATGCAGCTAGTTTGTTTTTACCAAGTGTTGATTATATGGTGGATATTGAGGAACTCGATAGCTTCGTGGCTGAAGATGATGAGCCTGTTGCTACCATCATGAGTGCATGGTATATGTGGCACAAGTGGAATTGGCCGCCGTCAAAATATGTTTATCCTATGTGGATAGGTTTCCACTATGATGACATTCAGAGAGGACGCAGACGAGGAATGCCATGCCACTTTGAGTATCTTGAGAGCGGCCCGGGTAAAGAGTACCTGAAAAAATATGAGCCTATCGGATGCCGCGATCCTTATACAATGGAAGAGCTCAGTAAGCGCGGGATAGAAAACTATTTTTCCGCATGTGTTACGCTGACACTTCCAAGGCGCGATATTCCCAAGCCTGAGAAAGAATACATTGTTTGTGTGGATATTGGAAGAAAGGCCCTGGCAGCTGTTCAAAAACAGGTAAAGGGACTGGGGATTGAACTGAAGGTTTTACCTGCTACCAGACCTGAACCCTCAACCGACATGCCTTGGGAAGAGAGAAAGAAGGAAGTAGAGAGTTATCTGGAGATATATCAGAACGCAAAGTGTGTGCTGACTAAGCGTCTTCACTGTGCGCTTCCCTGCCTTGCGCTTGGGACTCCGGTTCTTCTGGTTAGAAAATCATATGATTCACCCAGATTTTCACCATACAAGGATTGGATGAAGTCAACAACTACTGACAGAGTTATAGCAGGGGATTTTGTAGAATGGATGCGTAATCCGGAGCCTAATCCTACGGAACATCTGCAGTACAGGGAATCCCTTACTAAGGCTGTTAAGGAATTTGTTGAAAATGCTCAGAAGGAGACGAGAAAGGCATCAGAGCTTACTCGTACGACATTCACAGAATTAGAAGTCATGAAGTGGCAGAATGAGACTATGAAGAAGACTCTTCATAACTATTTCCTTGAATCACATGTAGACCTTAGGGAACTTATCTGGTATCACGGCTCAGGTGTTATTCAGAAATATATTAAGCTGCGTGAGAAGTTCGGAATGAAGCTTCCACCGAAGGATTGA
- a CDS encoding CDP-glycerol glycerophosphotransferase family protein yields MKFFNKIYRVTFRFLTRKVIFKFYYWLCSRKPIKEDKVTFLELRLPQLSNNYQLLHKELTTKYDLDVNVHYIRQGFARGTDKYKRIFAFLKDAATSKYLILNEGSDISGGLKKREGQHIMNTWHGCGAFKKFGRSTADKIFGDTAKNAERYPAHPEYDLVTVSSPEVAWAYVEAMGKEANPDCIKPLGLSRTDVFYDPEFIANAKENVLKTVPASKGKKILLYAPTFRGRTKGAFSPSELDIKKFYDNFHDDYVLLFKHHPITHERPQIPAEYSDFAFDVTDSLSIEDLICASDICISDYSSLIFEYSLFEKPMIFFAFDLDEYFDWRGFYYDYDELTPGPVVSTNEEMIDYIKHVDERFDKEKVHEFKKKFMASCDGNATYKVIREFFGTEISKYRKSSGKVEVSVVVPSYNTEEFIDTCLSSIANQTFKDIEVIVVDDGSTDNTVKKINKFVKKDNRFRLIEQEHSNAGEARNKGLREAKGKYIVFWDSDDFFEPQAIEDLYDRAEAKKADIVICRHCKYDTKSGMKMYVQSSIAFLPEEEVFSRHEIPERIINVTTNVPWNKFFRVDFVRENGIEFQSIEKANDAFFSMSCMAFAERVCFLDEYLVNWRTGQSISTTTDPKRSPLCVFKAFEKTKDFLVSRGIYDEVKRSFINKALGSYLYTVSTFVGQQNINNFKTAFNYFKDEAFQKLEAPEDMKACIYREEKYELYKSIKEGDMVPIFMKMLTDSQARAEKINSKLLTRKENVDKKYDRMKNSFAYKVGMKVTWLPRTINAKLHGTKE; encoded by the coding sequence ATGAAATTTTTTAATAAGATATATCGTGTCACTTTCAGATTCCTTACAAGAAAGGTAATTTTCAAATTCTATTATTGGCTGTGCTCCAGAAAGCCAATAAAAGAGGATAAGGTTACTTTCCTTGAACTTAGACTCCCGCAGCTGTCGAATAATTATCAGCTTCTTCATAAGGAGCTTACTACCAAGTATGATCTGGATGTAAATGTTCATTACATCAGACAGGGCTTTGCAAGAGGCACAGATAAATATAAGCGTATTTTTGCATTCCTTAAGGATGCGGCTACATCCAAATATCTGATTCTGAATGAAGGATCAGATATAAGCGGCGGACTTAAGAAAAGAGAAGGCCAGCATATCATGAATACCTGGCATGGATGCGGCGCTTTCAAGAAATTCGGAAGAAGTACAGCCGATAAGATTTTCGGAGATACAGCTAAGAACGCAGAGAGATATCCTGCGCATCCCGAGTATGACCTTGTTACTGTAAGTAGCCCTGAAGTTGCATGGGCTTACGTGGAGGCTATGGGTAAAGAAGCTAATCCTGATTGCATAAAGCCTCTTGGACTTAGCAGAACCGATGTCTTCTATGATCCTGAATTCATTGCAAATGCAAAGGAAAATGTATTAAAGACAGTTCCTGCAAGCAAAGGTAAAAAGATACTTTTGTACGCGCCTACCTTCAGAGGAAGAACAAAGGGAGCTTTCTCACCAAGCGAGCTGGATATTAAGAAGTTTTATGATAACTTCCATGATGACTATGTTCTTTTATTTAAGCATCATCCGATCACTCATGAAAGACCACAGATACCGGCTGAGTATTCCGATTTTGCTTTTGATGTAACGGATTCTCTTTCAATTGAAGATCTGATCTGTGCTTCAGATATATGTATTTCGGATTATTCATCACTTATTTTTGAGTATTCTCTTTTTGAGAAACCGATGATTTTCTTTGCATTTGACCTTGATGAGTACTTTGACTGGAGAGGCTTCTACTATGATTATGATGAGCTTACTCCGGGACCTGTTGTTTCCACAAATGAAGAGATGATCGATTACATCAAGCATGTGGACGAGCGTTTTGACAAAGAAAAGGTACATGAGTTTAAAAAGAAATTCATGGCATCATGTGACGGAAATGCTACCTATAAAGTAATAAGAGAGTTCTTTGGAACAGAGATATCAAAGTATCGCAAGAGCAGCGGCAAGGTAGAAGTCTCAGTTGTAGTTCCTTCATATAATACAGAGGAATTTATTGATACCTGCCTTTCATCTATTGCGAATCAGACCTTCAAAGATATAGAAGTAATTGTTGTCGATGACGGCTCAACTGATAATACAGTAAAAAAGATCAATAAATTTGTCAAAAAAGACAATAGATTCAGACTTATAGAGCAGGAACATTCCAATGCGGGTGAGGCAAGAAACAAGGGCCTTAGAGAAGCTAAGGGAAAATACATTGTATTTTGGGATTCCGATGATTTCTTTGAACCTCAGGCAATCGAGGATCTTTATGACAGAGCTGAAGCCAAAAAGGCGGATATTGTTATTTGCAGGCATTGCAAATATGATACCAAGTCCGGAATGAAGATGTATGTTCAGAGCAGTATAGCCTTTTTACCTGAAGAGGAAGTATTTAGCAGACATGAGATACCGGAGCGCATTATTAATGTGACTACAAACGTACCATGGAATAAATTCTTCAGGGTGGATTTTGTAAGAGAGAACGGTATAGAGTTTCAGAGCATTGAAAAAGCAAATGATGCCTTTTTCTCAATGTCATGTATGGCATTTGCCGAGAGAGTATGCTTCCTTGATGAATACCTTGTAAATTGGAGAACAGGACAGAGTATTTCAACTACAACGGATCCCAAGAGATCTCCTTTGTGTGTATTTAAAGCATTTGAAAAGACAAAGGACTTTTTGGTCAGCAGGGGAATATATGATGAGGTTAAGCGGAGCTTTATAAATAAAGCATTGGGCAGCTATCTGTATACTGTAAGTACGTTTGTCGGACAGCAGAATATAAATAACTTCAAGACAGCATTCAACTATTTTAAAGACGAAGCTTTTCAGAAACTCGAAGCTCCCGAAGATATGAAAGCCTGCATTTACAGAGAAGAAAAGTACGAACTGTATAAGTCTATCAAAGAAGGCGATATGGTACCGATTTTCATGAAAATGCTGACTGATTCACAGGCAAGGGCGGAGAAGATTAACAGCAAGCTTCTTACCCGTAAAGAAAATGTGGATAAGAAATATGACAGAATGAAGAATTCTTTTGCCTACAAAGTGGGAATGAAGGTAACATGGCTTCCCAGAACCATAAATGCTAAACTACACGGCACCAAGGAATAA